Part of the Pseudobacteroides sp. genome is shown below.
TCAAGCCTTGTGAGATTGGTGGCAGAAAAAATAGCAGATATTAAAGGTAAAACATTTGATGAGATTGCAGAGGTTACTACAAATAATGCGAAAAGACTGTTTAAATTATAATGCCAAAGTAAAGATTGAAGAAAAATCATATCTTTGGTAAAATTTATTTATGTTTAAAGCAAGTCGAATGATTTTTCCATTTACGCACTTTAATTTATTAATACTGATAATATAGGTATAATAGTATCGTTCGAAATAATGATATTTTACGGAGGGATTTATGGCAATAATCGGAATTGATTTGGGAACAACCAATAGCTTGGTTTCATATTGGACAGAGGATGGTGCGGTTATAATCCCAAACTCATTAGGTCAGAATCTTACCCCTTCTGTAGTTAGTATAGATGATAACGGGGATGTACTAGTTGGTCAGATTGCAAAGGAAAGGCAGGTTTCACACCCTGAACTCAGTGCATCGGTGTTTAAGAGAAACATGGGCACAAAGAAAAAATATACTTTTGGCACAAAGGAGTTTATACCTGAAGAGCTTTCTGCCATTTTGCTAAAGGCGTTAAAGGAAGATGCGGAGCATTTCCTTAAAACCAAGGTTACAGAGGCTGTTATAAGCGTGCCTGCATACTTTAGCGATGCACAGAGAAAGGCTACCAAGAGGGCTGGGGAGTTGGCAGGTCTAAGGGTTGACAGACTTATTACAGAGCCTACTGCCGCTGCAATAGCGTATGGGCTTCATCTCAGGGATATTGAGAATAAGTTCCTTGTATTTGACTTGGGTGGCGGGACCTTTGATGTTTCTATACTGGAATTATTCGATAATATTATGGAGGTCCGTGCGGTCGCTGGAGACAACTATTTGGGTGGTGAGGACTTTACAGAAATACTGGTCAATATGTTCTTAAAGCATCATTCACTAACTGCAGCCCAAATAGGCGATAAGAATTATGCTATGCTTAAAAAGCAGGCAGAGGTAGCTAAAAGAGAATTCAGCGAAAAAAAGGTGGCTACTGTTTCCAGCATTGTTAATGAAGAAAACCTTAAGCTGGAAGTATCCCTTGATGAGTATGAAGCTGCTACAAAGCATCTTTTTCAGAGGCTTCGCGAGCCTGTTGAACGGGCTTTAAGCGATGCATCATTAAAGATAAGCGATATTGACTGCATACTTCTAGTGGGTGGTGCAACCAAGCTTCCACTTATAAGATCATTTGTAAGCAGGTTGTTTGGTAAGCTTGCTTATGCAAATATCAATCCTGATGAGGTTGTGGCATTAGGAGCAGGAGTTCAGGCAGCTCTTAAGGGAAAGGATGCCTCAATAAAGGAGGTAATCCTGACTGATGTGTGTCCATATACATTGGGGACAAGTGTGACAGTAAGAAAGTCCCAGGGCTTTCATGAGCCGGGGCATTTTTTGCCAATAATTGAGCGTAATACCACCATTCCTGTGAGTAAGGTGGAAAGGCTTTATACCATATATGACAACCAAAAAATAATAAACGTGGATATTCTTCAGGGAGAGTCGAGGCTTTCAAAGGACAACATATTCCTCGGAGAGCTTAATGTTCCGGTTCCGCCTAAATCTGCAGGAGAAGAGGCAATAGACGTAAGGTTCACCTATGATATTAACGGTATATTGGAGGTTGAGGTTATGGTAGTGTCAACCGGGCTCAAAAAGAACATGATTATAGAGAAAGAACCTGGGCATATGTCTTCTGAAGAGATAGCTGAAAGCATAAAGAGTATATCACATCTCAAAATTCATCCAAGGGAAAATCATGAGAATAAGCTTGTAATCGCCCGTGGGGAAAGGCTTTATGAGGAAAAGATAGGAAGGGAAAGACAGGAAATTGCACACCTGTTAATGGAGTTTGAAGAAATTTTGGATAAGCAGGATATCAAGAAGGTGGAAGAGTG
Proteins encoded:
- a CDS encoding molecular chaperone HscC — translated: MAIIGIDLGTTNSLVSYWTEDGAVIIPNSLGQNLTPSVVSIDDNGDVLVGQIAKERQVSHPELSASVFKRNMGTKKKYTFGTKEFIPEELSAILLKALKEDAEHFLKTKVTEAVISVPAYFSDAQRKATKRAGELAGLRVDRLITEPTAAAIAYGLHLRDIENKFLVFDLGGGTFDVSILELFDNIMEVRAVAGDNYLGGEDFTEILVNMFLKHHSLTAAQIGDKNYAMLKKQAEVAKREFSEKKVATVSSIVNEENLKLEVSLDEYEAATKHLFQRLREPVERALSDASLKISDIDCILLVGGATKLPLIRSFVSRLFGKLAYANINPDEVVALGAGVQAALKGKDASIKEVILTDVCPYTLGTSVTVRKSQGFHEPGHFLPIIERNTTIPVSKVERLYTIYDNQKIINVDILQGESRLSKDNIFLGELNVPVPPKSAGEEAIDVRFTYDINGILEVEVMVVSTGLKKNMIIEKEPGHMSSEEIAESIKSISHLKIHPRENHENKLVIARGERLYEEKIGRERQEIAHLLMEFEEILDKQDIKKVEECRKKLADIFDSIDTKGGF